One Streptomyces sp. B21-105 genomic region harbors:
- a CDS encoding Uma2 family endonuclease, which produces MSAAREYGLDEDHEWARPPEGGWTAEDLDRLPNLPPHTELIDGSLVFVSPQTRFHMRTLRLLERTLLEQAPDKFDIDREFTVRLDRRNRPEPDILVVRADADTGPLQTWLHPDDVVLAVEIVSADSEERDRKVKPPKYASAGIPHYWRVEESDGLPVVHVYELDPATGAYGLTGIHHDLLKLTEPFPLTVDLAAVDRRR; this is translated from the coding sequence ATGAGCGCCGCACGCGAGTACGGGCTGGACGAGGACCACGAGTGGGCCCGTCCGCCTGAGGGCGGCTGGACGGCGGAGGATCTCGACAGGCTCCCGAACCTGCCTCCGCACACGGAGCTGATCGACGGGAGCCTGGTTTTCGTGAGTCCGCAGACGCGCTTTCACATGCGTACCCTGCGCCTGCTGGAGCGCACCCTGCTGGAGCAGGCGCCGGACAAGTTCGACATCGACCGCGAGTTCACCGTCAGGCTGGACAGACGCAACCGCCCGGAGCCCGACATCCTGGTGGTCCGGGCGGACGCCGACACCGGCCCCCTGCAGACCTGGCTCCACCCCGACGACGTCGTCCTCGCGGTGGAGATCGTTTCGGCGGACTCCGAGGAGCGCGACCGCAAGGTCAAGCCCCCCAAGTACGCGAGTGCGGGTATCCCTCACTACTGGCGTGTCGAGGAGAGCGACGGTCTGCCCGTGGTCCATGTCTACGAACTCGACCCCGCAACAGGCGCGTACGGGCTCACGGGCATCCACCACGACCTGCTCAAACTGACCGAGCCGTTCCCCCTCACCGTCGACCTCGCCGCTGTCGACCGCCGCCGATGA
- a CDS encoding TetR/AcrR family transcriptional regulator, whose translation MTPAAPAYRRLSVEERRSQLLEAALSLFAHRVPEDVSLDDVAEAAGVSRPLVYRYFPGGKQQLYEAALRSAADELHHCFDEPHDGPLLPRLARVLDRYLTFVGRHDAGFSALLQGGSVVETSRTTAIVDGVRRAAAEAIYSHLGVAAPGPRLRMTVRMWITAVEAASLIWLDEDQQPPADELRDWLVDQFVAVLMVTAARDPQTDELVRGALAAET comes from the coding sequence ATGACGCCCGCCGCCCCCGCCTACCGTCGCCTCAGCGTCGAGGAGCGCCGCAGCCAGCTGCTGGAGGCCGCGCTCTCGCTGTTCGCGCACCGCGTCCCCGAGGACGTCTCGCTGGACGACGTGGCCGAGGCCGCCGGCGTCTCCCGGCCGCTCGTCTACCGGTACTTCCCCGGCGGCAAGCAGCAGCTCTACGAGGCCGCCCTGCGCTCCGCCGCCGACGAGCTGCACCACTGCTTCGACGAGCCCCACGACGGTCCCCTCCTCCCCCGCCTCGCCCGCGTCCTCGACCGCTATCTCACCTTCGTCGGCCGGCACGACGCCGGCTTCAGCGCCCTGCTCCAGGGCGGCAGCGTGGTCGAGACGTCCCGGACGACAGCCATCGTGGACGGCGTGCGCCGGGCCGCCGCCGAGGCCATCTACAGCCACCTGGGGGTGGCCGCCCCCGGACCGCGGCTGCGGATGACCGTGCGGATGTGGATCACCGCGGTCGAGGCGGCGTCGCTGATCTGGCTCGACGAGGACCAGCAGCCGCCCGCCGACGAGCTGCGGGACTGGCTGGTCGACCAGTTCGTCGCCGTCCTCATGGTGACCGCCGCCCGGGACCCGCAGACCGACGAGCTGGTCCGGGGTGCGCTGGCCGCGGAGACCTGA
- a CDS encoding peptidoglycan D,D-transpeptidase FtsI family protein — MTRHIRRAAAFCALLLAALLVNAARVQVLRSEAYNGNPANRRAAIARYAQPRGDILVGGVPVTGSRDTGEQLRYERTYRAGPLYAPVTGFASQVYGTTFLEHSGDGVLSGSDPLLASFPLWDDVTRGRPSGGDVVTTLNPRAQRAAFEGLDGRKGAVAAVEPSTGRVLALVSSPSYDPAVLSGNDARAERAWARLGGDPDRPMLNRAVRQTYPPGSTFKVVTAAAALDAGVITDLDAATYSPDPYRLPGTRTRLTNEGDGCEDAPLRDAFEWSCNTVFAKLGVDTGLARMARTAQAFGFNDLDVRIPFAVAPSTFDTSLDRAQLALSSIGQYNTRATPLQMAMVSAAVADGGQVRTPYLVERTTRRGGATVSTAGSRPSRQAMLPSTARRLRELMTDVVREGTGVNAAIPGAIVGGKTGTAQHGIGNAGIPYAWFVSWAQDLRGLEPRVAVAVVVEDGSARRGDITGGGMAAPIARAVMEAVLNP, encoded by the coding sequence GTGACCCGGCACATCCGGCGCGCCGCCGCGTTCTGCGCCCTGCTGCTGGCGGCGCTCCTGGTCAACGCCGCGCGCGTCCAGGTCCTCCGGTCCGAGGCGTACAACGGCAACCCGGCCAACCGGCGGGCGGCCATCGCCCGTTACGCCCAGCCGCGCGGCGACATCCTGGTCGGCGGGGTGCCGGTCACCGGCTCCCGGGACACCGGCGAGCAGCTGCGCTACGAACGGACGTACCGCGCCGGGCCGCTGTACGCGCCGGTGACGGGCTTCGCCTCGCAGGTGTACGGGACGACGTTCCTGGAGCACAGCGGGGACGGCGTGCTCTCCGGTTCGGACCCGCTGCTCGCCTCGTTCCCGCTGTGGGACGACGTCACCCGCGGCCGTCCGTCCGGCGGCGACGTGGTGACCACCCTGAACCCGCGGGCCCAGCGTGCCGCGTTCGAGGGGCTGGACGGGCGCAAGGGCGCGGTGGCGGCGGTGGAGCCGTCGACGGGCCGGGTGCTGGCGCTGGTGTCGAGCCCGTCGTACGACCCGGCCGTGCTGTCCGGGAACGACGCCCGCGCGGAACGGGCCTGGGCGCGGCTGGGCGGCGATCCGGACCGGCCGATGCTCAACCGGGCGGTGCGGCAGACGTATCCGCCGGGGTCGACGTTCAAGGTGGTCACCGCGGCGGCGGCGCTGGACGCGGGGGTGATCACCGACCTGGACGCGGCGACCTACTCCCCCGACCCCTACCGGCTGCCGGGTACGCGGACGCGGCTGACCAACGAGGGCGACGGCTGCGAGGACGCTCCGCTGCGGGACGCCTTCGAGTGGTCGTGCAACACGGTGTTCGCGAAGCTCGGCGTGGACACCGGTCTGGCCCGGATGGCGCGGACGGCGCAGGCGTTCGGCTTCAACGACCTCGACGTGCGGATCCCGTTCGCCGTCGCGCCGAGCACCTTCGACACCTCGCTCGACCGGGCCCAGCTGGCGCTGTCCTCGATCGGCCAGTACAACACGCGGGCGACCCCGCTGCAGATGGCGATGGTGTCGGCGGCGGTGGCCGACGGCGGTCAGGTGCGCACCCCGTACCTGGTGGAGCGGACGACGCGCCGGGGCGGGGCCACGGTGTCCACCGCCGGCTCCCGTCCGTCGCGTCAGGCGATGCTGCCCTCGACGGCACGGCGGCTGCGCGAGCTGATGACGGACGTGGTGCGGGAGGGCACCGGGGTGAACGCGGCGATCCCGGGCGCGATCGTCGGCGGCAAGACGGGCACCGCGCAGCACGGCATCGGCAACGCCGGGATCCCCTACGCGTGGTTCGTCTCCTGGGCGCAGGACCTGCGGGGCCTGGAGCCGAGGGTGGCGGTCGCGGTGGTGGTGGAGGACGGGTCGGCGCGCCGCGGGGACATCACCGGGGGCGGAATGGCGGCGCCGATCGCCCGGGCGGTGATGGAGGCGGTGCTCAACCCGTGA
- a CDS encoding FtsW/RodA/SpoVE family cell cycle protein, producing MTKTGVGAGTTVVAADAPAPTAGLPRRRGVELALIVLAVLLSVYGYCAVGLAKLGAVPPGAAGYGAGLGVLALLAHLAVRWRAPCADPLLLPTAVLLNGIGLVLIYRLDLETPGDRAAPTQLVWSTVGVALFIVVVTALGDHRVLQRYAYVCVVAALALLTLPVLFPPVNGARIWIRIAGFSIQPGEFAKVLLAVFFAAYLAANRTALAYAGRRIWRFTRMQLPTGRVLGPIVAIWLLSVGVLVLERDLGTSLLFFGLFVVMLYVATGRTGWIAVGLLLASLGAVAVGRLEPHVHSRVEDWLHPFASIDAGQGPNQLAQSLFSFAAGGILGTGLGLGHSVLIGFAAKSDFILATAGEELGLAGLSALFLLYGLLVERGFRAGLSLRDPFGRLLAAGLASIVALQVFVIAGGVTGLIPLTGMAMPFLAQGGSSVVTNWAIVALLIRVSDSARRPYDGARAKAHGDPGRETHGAARRETRGSPGRETHGGAGPETHNEAHPEARPEARTEAHPAAGSHARDDGLGEGLGEGRGEAPGRAADRISRRPG from the coding sequence ATGACGAAAACCGGAGTCGGAGCGGGGACCACCGTGGTGGCGGCCGACGCGCCCGCTCCGACGGCAGGCCTCCCCCGGCGCCGTGGCGTCGAACTCGCCCTGATCGTCCTGGCCGTCCTGCTCTCGGTGTACGGCTACTGCGCGGTCGGCCTGGCGAAGCTCGGCGCCGTGCCGCCCGGCGCCGCCGGCTACGGCGCCGGGCTCGGGGTCCTCGCGCTGCTGGCGCATCTCGCGGTGCGGTGGCGCGCGCCGTGCGCCGACCCGCTGCTGCTGCCCACCGCCGTGCTGCTCAACGGGATCGGCCTGGTGCTGATCTACCGGCTCGACCTGGAGACGCCCGGCGACCGGGCCGCGCCCACCCAACTGGTGTGGTCGACGGTCGGGGTGGCGCTGTTCATCGTGGTGGTGACCGCCCTGGGCGACCACCGCGTGCTGCAGCGGTACGCGTACGTGTGCGTGGTCGCGGCGCTCGCCCTGCTCACCCTCCCGGTCCTCTTCCCCCCGGTGAACGGGGCGCGCATCTGGATCCGGATCGCCGGGTTCTCCATCCAGCCCGGAGAGTTCGCGAAGGTGCTGCTGGCGGTGTTCTTCGCCGCGTATCTGGCGGCCAACCGCACGGCGTTGGCGTACGCGGGCAGGCGGATCTGGCGCTTCACGCGCATGCAGCTGCCCACCGGGCGCGTGCTCGGCCCGATCGTCGCGATCTGGCTGCTGAGCGTCGGCGTGCTGGTGCTGGAACGGGACCTCGGCACCTCCCTGCTCTTCTTCGGCCTCTTCGTGGTGATGCTCTACGTGGCCACCGGCCGCACCGGCTGGATCGCCGTGGGCCTGCTGCTCGCCTCGCTCGGCGCGGTCGCCGTCGGCCGTCTCGAACCGCACGTGCACAGCCGGGTCGAGGACTGGTTGCACCCGTTCGCCTCCATCGACGCCGGTCAGGGCCCCAACCAACTCGCGCAGTCGCTGTTCTCCTTCGCGGCCGGCGGGATCCTCGGCACCGGGCTCGGCCTCGGCCACTCCGTCCTCATCGGCTTCGCCGCGAAGTCGGACTTCATCCTGGCGACGGCCGGCGAGGAGCTGGGTCTCGCGGGGCTGTCGGCGCTGTTCCTGCTGTACGGGCTGCTGGTGGAGCGCGGCTTTCGGGCCGGGCTGTCGCTGCGCGACCCCTTCGGACGGCTGCTGGCGGCCGGCCTCGCCTCGATCGTGGCGCTCCAGGTGTTCGTGATCGCGGGCGGGGTGACCGGCCTGATCCCGCTGACCGGCATGGCGATGCCGTTCCTGGCGCAGGGCGGCTCCTCGGTCGTCACCAACTGGGCGATCGTGGCGCTGCTGATCCGGGTCAGCGACTCGGCGCGACGGCCGTACGACGGGGCCCGCGCCAAGGCGCACGGCGACCCGGGGCGCGAGACGCACGGTGCTGCGAGGCGCGAGACGCGCGGCTCCCCGGGGCGCGAGACGCACGGAGGCGCGGGACCCGAGACGCACAACGAAGCGCACCCCGAAGCGCGCCCCGAAGCGCGCACTGAGGCGCACCCCGCGGCGGGCTCCCACGCGCGCGACGACGGCCTCGGCGAAGGCCTCGGCGAAGGGCGCGGCGAAGCGCCCGGCCGAGCCGCCGACCGCATCTCGCGGAGGCCGGGGTGA
- a CDS encoding SH3 domain-containing protein, with product MPLRSTLARLAMVTAAGALAASAAVTPALADGGDGVHAQQGGTNGRQNQRGDGDDWRPGGGDGGDDWQSGGSNDWQSGGGNDWQSEGGGGNQNSNQSGNQNGSHNGNQWQSGGNQTGNQSGGHQNGHQWQQSGGGNQAGNQNGNPWQSGGNQSGSNQAGSNQAGGNPWQSGGNPWQSGGNQSGAQNEGRRSRGRVTASELLLRSAPTRASQVIWVVHRGDIVSIFCRTSGQDVQGNTQWYLLTDGTWAWGSARYIETLGAPPRQC from the coding sequence ATGCCCCTGCGCTCCACTCTCGCCCGCCTCGCCATGGTCACCGCGGCCGGCGCCCTCGCCGCTTCCGCGGCGGTCACCCCCGCTCTCGCCGACGGCGGGGACGGCGTCCACGCCCAGCAGGGCGGAACGAACGGCCGGCAGAACCAGCGCGGCGACGGCGACGACTGGCGGCCCGGTGGCGGTGACGGCGGTGACGACTGGCAGTCCGGAGGGAGCAACGACTGGCAGTCCGGAGGCGGCAACGACTGGCAGTCCGAGGGCGGCGGCGGCAACCAGAACAGCAACCAGTCGGGCAACCAGAACGGCAGCCACAACGGCAACCAGTGGCAGTCGGGCGGTAATCAGACCGGCAACCAGTCGGGCGGCCACCAGAACGGCCATCAGTGGCAGCAGTCCGGCGGCGGAAACCAGGCCGGAAACCAGAACGGCAACCCGTGGCAGTCCGGCGGCAACCAGTCGGGAAGCAACCAGGCCGGGAGCAACCAGGCCGGCGGCAACCCGTGGCAGTCCGGCGGCAACCCGTGGCAGTCCGGCGGCAACCAGTCCGGCGCCCAGAACGAGGGCCGCCGGTCGCGTGGGCGCGTCACCGCGAGCGAACTGCTGCTGCGCAGTGCGCCCACCCGGGCGAGTCAGGTGATCTGGGTGGTCCACCGCGGGGACATCGTCTCCATCTTCTGCCGGACCTCGGGTCAGGACGTCCAGGGCAACACGCAGTGGTACCTCCTGACGGACGGCACCTGGGCCTGGGGCTCGGCGCGCTACATCGAGACCCTCGGAGCGCCGCCGCGCCAGTGCTGA
- a CDS encoding ATP-binding protein, which produces MRLGVPSWAGTLAVKAAVFITVMCCALAALLGVLVHVSVTNQTVGQARDLALSRLKEATAAFEAGDTLGWGARVDPRGLPVSLRTLAAAGERGTMVADRDGRPTMWAAGPVDGGRALAVAVDYSQSARTIEALDTAILWSSALAIGATLLVGAVAVTRVTRRLHTTAQVARRITAGDLDARVNDPRTREPGRPQDEVGTVAVALDSMASSLQGKLLSEQRFTADVAHELRTPLTGLHAAAELLPPGRPTELVRDRVAALRTLTEDLLEISRLDTRRERLEVDAEDLTALVVRVVRAAEASDGSSGAGASGSSGGSGGSGGSGGSGGSGGSSTGIAITVVRDARVETDRRRLERVLGNLLANARRHGRAPVVLTVDGPVVTVRDHGDGYPEYLVTHGPQRFRTEGDAKGHGLGLTIAVGQAEVLGARLTFANAPDGGAKATLTLPQTPPAAASNIPDGAA; this is translated from the coding sequence GTGAGGCTGGGGGTGCCCTCGTGGGCCGGCACGCTCGCCGTGAAGGCGGCCGTCTTCATCACCGTGATGTGCTGCGCGCTGGCCGCCCTGCTCGGCGTGCTCGTGCACGTCTCGGTGACGAACCAGACCGTCGGCCAGGCCCGCGACCTCGCGCTGTCCAGGCTGAAGGAGGCGACGGCGGCGTTCGAGGCCGGGGACACGCTCGGTTGGGGCGCGCGGGTCGACCCGCGGGGACTGCCCGTCTCGTTGCGGACGTTGGCGGCGGCCGGGGAGCGCGGCACCATGGTCGCCGACCGTGACGGGCGGCCCACGATGTGGGCGGCGGGCCCGGTGGACGGCGGCCGGGCCCTCGCGGTCGCGGTCGACTACTCGCAGAGCGCCCGCACCATCGAGGCGCTGGACACCGCGATCCTGTGGTCGTCGGCGCTGGCGATCGGCGCGACGCTGCTGGTCGGGGCGGTCGCGGTGACCCGCGTGACGCGCCGGCTGCACACCACGGCTCAGGTGGCCCGGCGGATCACCGCCGGCGATCTGGACGCCCGCGTGAACGACCCGCGCACACGGGAACCGGGCCGGCCGCAGGACGAGGTGGGCACGGTCGCCGTCGCCCTGGACTCGATGGCGTCCTCGCTGCAGGGGAAGCTGCTGAGCGAGCAGCGGTTCACCGCCGACGTCGCGCATGAGCTGCGGACACCGCTGACCGGGCTGCACGCGGCGGCCGAACTGCTGCCGCCGGGACGGCCGACGGAGCTGGTGCGCGACCGGGTGGCGGCGTTGCGCACACTCACCGAGGACCTGCTGGAGATCTCCCGGTTGGACACCCGACGCGAGCGGCTGGAGGTGGACGCCGAGGATCTGACCGCGCTGGTGGTGCGGGTCGTGCGGGCGGCGGAGGCCTCGGACGGCTCGAGCGGCGCCGGCGCTTCGGGCAGCTCCGGCGGTTCGGGCGGTTCCGGGGGCTCCGGCGGTTCGGGCGGTTCCGGGGGCTCGTCGACCGGCATCGCGATCACCGTCGTCCGGGACGCGCGCGTCGAGACCGACCGGCGGCGCCTCGAACGGGTGCTGGGGAATCTGCTGGCCAACGCGCGCCGGCACGGACGGGCGCCGGTCGTGCTGACGGTGGACGGGCCCGTGGTCACCGTGCGGGACCACGGGGACGGCTATCCGGAGTACCTCGTCACCCACGGGCCGCAGCGGTTCCGCACCGAAGGCGACGCGAAGGGACACGGGCTCGGTCTGACGATCGCGGTGGGACAGGCGGAGGTGCTGGGGGCGCGGCTGACGTTCGCCAACGCGCCGGACGGCGGCGCGAAGGCGACTCTGACACTGCCTCAGACGCCTCCGGCCGCGGCGAGCAACATCCCCGATGGCGCAGCGTGA
- a CDS encoding AurF N-oxygenase family protein: protein MTTLTDADAVEGLRDALGLLKDREQVAERLLASSAKHSFDPDQELDWDAPFEEGKWFWPPELVSLYDTPLWRRMGEEQRILLSQHEAAALASLGIWFEIILMQLLVRHIYDKAATSAHVRYALTEIEDECRHSKMFARLISRGDTPWYPVSRAHQAMGRLFKTVSTTPGSFTATLLGEEVLDWMQRLTFPDERVQPLVRGVTRIHVVEEARHVRYAREELRRQMVTAPRWSQEFTRVTSGEFARVFSVAFVNPEVYTNVGLDRRAAMAQVQASGHRREIMRTGAKRLTDFLDDIGVLRGVGRRLWRSSGLLA, encoded by the coding sequence ATGACGACCCTCACGGATGCCGACGCGGTGGAAGGGCTGCGGGACGCGCTGGGCCTGCTCAAGGACCGGGAACAGGTGGCCGAGCGGCTGCTCGCGTCCTCCGCCAAGCACTCCTTCGACCCCGACCAGGAGCTGGACTGGGACGCCCCCTTCGAGGAGGGCAAGTGGTTCTGGCCGCCGGAGCTCGTGTCGCTGTACGACACGCCGCTGTGGCGGCGGATGGGCGAGGAGCAGCGGATCCTGCTGTCCCAGCACGAGGCCGCCGCGCTCGCCTCGCTGGGGATCTGGTTCGAGATCATCCTCATGCAGCTGCTCGTCCGGCACATCTACGACAAGGCGGCGACGAGCGCGCACGTGCGGTACGCGCTCACCGAGATCGAGGACGAGTGCAGGCACTCGAAGATGTTCGCCCGGCTGATCTCGCGCGGCGACACGCCGTGGTACCCGGTGAGCCGCGCCCACCAGGCCATGGGGCGTCTCTTCAAGACGGTCTCCACCACCCCCGGCTCCTTCACCGCGACGCTGCTCGGCGAGGAGGTCCTCGACTGGATGCAGCGGCTGACCTTCCCGGACGAGCGGGTACAGCCGCTGGTGCGGGGCGTCACCCGGATCCACGTGGTGGAGGAGGCCCGGCACGTGCGCTACGCCCGCGAGGAGTTGCGCCGGCAGATGGTGACCGCCCCGCGCTGGTCCCAGGAGTTCACCAGGGTCACGTCGGGTGAGTTCGCCCGGGTGTTCTCGGTGGCCTTCGTGAATCCGGAGGTCTACACGAACGTCGGTCTGGACCGGCGGGCGGCCATGGCGCAGGTACAGGCGAGCGGGCACCGCCGGGAGATCATGCGGACCGGCGCGAAGCGGCTGACGGACTTCCTGGACGACATCGGCGTGCTGCGCGGCGTCGGACGCCGACTGTGGCGATCGTCCGGACTGCTGGCGTAG
- a CDS encoding DUF3291 domain-containing protein, which yields MTDTRAENVTETAAFELAQVNISRLRFPLESPQLKDFVDALDPVNAAAETADGYVWRLQSDGGDATGIQVFGDSWLIINMTVWRDLDALTTFMYQGQHRELLSRRREWFERVAEAMTALWWVPAGRRPTVADAESRLLHLRANGPTPYAFGLRTSFPAQGAEPMTFALPEDLGCSV from the coding sequence ATGACTGACACGAGAGCTGAGAACGTCACCGAGACCGCCGCTTTCGAACTCGCCCAGGTCAACATCTCCCGCCTCAGGTTCCCGCTGGAATCACCGCAGTTGAAGGACTTCGTGGACGCTCTCGACCCGGTCAACGCCGCCGCGGAGACGGCGGACGGCTATGTGTGGCGGCTCCAGTCCGACGGCGGCGACGCGACCGGCATCCAGGTGTTCGGGGACTCCTGGCTGATCATCAACATGACGGTGTGGCGGGACCTCGACGCCCTGACCACGTTCATGTACCAGGGGCAGCACCGTGAGCTGCTCTCGCGCAGGCGGGAGTGGTTCGAGCGGGTGGCGGAGGCGATGACGGCCCTGTGGTGGGTGCCGGCGGGCCGACGCCCGACGGTCGCGGACGCCGAGTCCCGCCTCCTCCATCTGCGCGCGAACGGCCCGACCCCGTACGCCTTCGGCCTGCGCACGTCCTTCCCGGCGCAGGGCGCGGAGCCGATGACGTTCGCGCTACCGGAGGACCTGGGCTGCTCGGTCTAG